A stretch of Natronococcus sp. CG52 DNA encodes these proteins:
- the ggt gene encoding gamma-glutamyltransferase has product MSRDHTQSANENHTDETRESSGLRRRAFLSRTGVAAGALTLGGSTIAGADVQEVTDVPGFSCEQPQFTCGQQVTAGDGMVSSVDPIASGVAATVLREGGNAIDAAVALQYVLTVTQPHGSGIGGGGFMVVYSADEDEVDVVNSRERAPQGATADMFLDDDGEPIPFDERIQQGQAVGVPGTVMGLETSLERYGTCSRQRLVEPAITLARDGFTVDAILAREIEENWEKFNDEAREVFSDDDGEPLEAGDTLVNADLADTLEGIKRDGAEAFYEGPIAEDLAATVQDAGGSMTTDDLAAYDVTIDDPVRKEWYDVEIVGQPLPSSGPSVVAAVLRMLEFLEIDRYDLRSPEAFHLIAETTRLAWADRDEYMGDPEFVDVPIEGLLDDEYLRSRAAQVCLGNTLADYGAGECVDPGVPPGAEAAVTGAFVDQIPGSTAHFSVVDGDGNAVAYTSTIEQFMGSGMMVPGRGFMLNNELTDFDAEPGGPNEVEPWKRPLSSMSPTMVLRDGTPEFTVGSPGGWTIITSVAQTLLHHYVYGLDPLESITEPTIFTNDCMDIIWDEGVPEHVRETTAEWGQVWDDEPSELGNVQAIQVDGDRLIGAADPNRDGQAVGFDRAPGGGSDD; this is encoded by the coding sequence ATGTCACGAGATCACACGCAATCAGCGAACGAGAACCACACGGACGAGACGAGAGAGTCATCCGGCCTCCGGCGTCGAGCGTTCCTCTCGCGGACGGGAGTCGCCGCCGGTGCGCTCACCCTCGGGGGTTCGACTATTGCAGGCGCGGACGTCCAGGAGGTCACCGACGTCCCCGGCTTCAGTTGCGAGCAACCGCAGTTCACGTGCGGCCAGCAGGTGACCGCAGGCGACGGGATGGTCTCGAGCGTCGATCCGATCGCTTCCGGGGTCGCCGCCACGGTTCTGCGCGAGGGCGGCAACGCCATCGACGCCGCCGTCGCGCTCCAGTACGTACTGACGGTCACGCAGCCACACGGTTCCGGTATCGGCGGCGGCGGCTTCATGGTCGTCTACAGCGCCGACGAAGACGAGGTCGACGTCGTCAACAGCCGCGAGCGAGCGCCCCAGGGCGCGACGGCGGACATGTTCCTCGACGACGACGGCGAGCCGATCCCCTTCGACGAACGCATTCAGCAGGGACAGGCCGTCGGCGTTCCGGGTACCGTGATGGGACTCGAGACGTCGCTGGAACGCTACGGCACCTGTTCCCGCCAGCGGCTGGTCGAACCGGCGATCACGCTCGCCCGAGACGGGTTCACCGTGGACGCGATCCTGGCCAGGGAGATCGAGGAGAACTGGGAGAAGTTCAACGACGAGGCCAGGGAGGTCTTCTCCGACGATGACGGAGAGCCGCTCGAGGCCGGAGACACGCTGGTCAACGCGGACCTCGCGGATACGCTCGAGGGGATCAAACGCGACGGCGCCGAGGCGTTCTACGAAGGACCGATCGCCGAGGACCTCGCGGCGACGGTCCAGGACGCGGGCGGCAGCATGACCACCGACGACCTCGCCGCGTACGACGTCACGATCGACGACCCCGTCCGCAAGGAGTGGTACGACGTCGAGATCGTCGGCCAACCGCTCCCGAGTTCGGGACCGAGCGTCGTCGCCGCCGTCCTCCGGATGCTCGAGTTCCTCGAGATCGACCGGTACGACCTCCGCTCGCCCGAGGCGTTCCACCTGATCGCCGAGACGACGCGGTTGGCCTGGGCCGACCGGGACGAGTACATGGGCGACCCCGAGTTCGTCGACGTTCCGATCGAGGGGCTGCTGGACGACGAGTACCTCCGGAGTCGCGCGGCGCAGGTCTGTCTCGGGAACACGCTCGCGGACTACGGCGCCGGCGAGTGCGTAGATCCGGGCGTGCCGCCGGGTGCGGAGGCGGCGGTGACCGGCGCGTTCGTCGATCAGATTCCCGGATCGACCGCCCACTTCTCGGTCGTCGACGGCGACGGCAACGCCGTCGCCTACACCTCGACGATCGAGCAGTTCATGGGGTCGGGGATGATGGTTCCCGGCCGCGGCTTCATGCTCAACAACGAACTGACGGACTTCGACGCCGAACCCGGCGGACCGAACGAGGTCGAACCGTGGAAGCGCCCGCTGAGTAGCATGAGCCCGACGATGGTCCTGCGCGACGGCACGCCCGAGTTCACCGTGGGATCGCCGGGCGGGTGGACGATCATCACCTCGGTCGCGCAGACGCTGCTTCACCACTACGTCTACGGCCTAGATCCGCTCGAGTCGATCACCGAGCCGACGATCTTCACGAACGACTGCATGGATATCATCTGGGACGAAGGGGTTCCGGAGCACGTCCGCGAGACGACCGCGGAGTGGGGACAGGTCTGGGACGACGAACCCAGCGAACTCGGCAACGTGCAGGCGATCCAGGTCGACGGCGACCGGCTGATCGGCGCGGCCGATCCGAACCGCGACGGGCAGGCCGTCGGCTTCGATCGCGCTCCCGGGGGCGGAAGCGACGACTAA
- a CDS encoding M14 family zinc carboxypeptidase, with protein MHRRDTLKLVGGIGGASLVGSGLVSAERTWAREETRRWFTHGELLNELDRIERNATGSVELEQIGESLEGRELVVAKVGSGETDVFITTEQHGDEPTGTNAMLKELQHLSRSGSDYATTVREELTVHVLPMHNPDGGMRNQRENADGVDPNRQHHYEPGSTDNPSPETQAMIDYVTELDPLWVADLHTQGGPYYGDGDNPGDNYTSSNFWPINENADPDAVALSRRLNVAMWDEVEGFANRQLSVYPGGTGGNIARNAYGIRGYGSVLNEMTGQIPDKGERMEGQMIRQCRKENRVILLETANGTVFDRDPGRTDEIPDRPGWNEGGEWPWENKPE; from the coding sequence ATGCATCGACGTGACACACTCAAGCTGGTCGGTGGAATCGGCGGCGCGAGCCTGGTCGGATCCGGTCTCGTCAGCGCCGAACGGACGTGGGCCCGCGAAGAGACTCGCCGCTGGTTCACTCACGGCGAACTGCTGAACGAGCTCGATCGCATCGAACGGAACGCGACCGGGAGCGTCGAACTCGAGCAGATCGGCGAGAGCCTCGAGGGCCGCGAACTCGTCGTCGCGAAAGTCGGTAGCGGCGAGACGGACGTCTTCATCACGACCGAACAGCACGGCGACGAGCCGACGGGGACGAACGCGATGCTCAAAGAGCTCCAGCACCTCTCGAGGAGCGGTTCCGACTACGCCACGACGGTGCGCGAGGAACTCACCGTACACGTCCTGCCGATGCATAATCCCGACGGCGGGATGCGCAACCAGCGGGAGAACGCGGACGGCGTCGACCCGAACCGCCAGCACCACTACGAGCCCGGTTCGACCGACAACCCCTCGCCGGAGACGCAGGCGATGATCGACTACGTCACGGAGCTCGACCCGCTGTGGGTCGCCGACCTCCACACGCAGGGCGGGCCGTACTACGGCGACGGCGACAACCCCGGTGATAACTACACTTCCTCGAACTTCTGGCCGATTAACGAGAACGCGGATCCAGACGCAGTAGCGCTCTCTCGCCGGCTGAACGTCGCGATGTGGGACGAAGTCGAGGGCTTCGCGAACCGCCAGCTGTCCGTCTATCCCGGCGGCACGGGAGGGAACATCGCCCGCAACGCGTACGGCATCCGCGGCTACGGCAGCGTCCTGAACGAGATGACCGGTCAGATCCCGGACAAGGGAGAGCGGATGGAGGGCCAGATGATCCGGCAGTGCCGGAAGGAGAACCGGGTTATCCTCCTGGAGACCGCTAACGGGACGGTGTTCGACCGGGATCCCGGCCGAACGGACGAAATACCCGACCGTCCGGGGTGGAACGAGGGCGGCGAGTGGCCCTGGGAGAACAAGCCGGAGTAG
- the phoU gene encoding phosphate signaling complex protein PhoU encodes MARTDYQQQLEQLRTNVVEMSDAVRRRLQRALEAYERKDDELAASIVASDHEINELYLELEQECIDLLALQQPVAGDLRFIAASFKIITDLERIGDLAVNIGEYTQQAKRDRYSDIDIAYVGEETIDMIEDAMAAYASDDAAATHEVAADDDEIDALCERASEVVIQDLLETEAGDEPLLEDVSRMLLTIRDLERVGDHAVNIAARTLYMVENDDELIY; translated from the coding sequence ATGGCACGAACTGACTACCAGCAGCAACTCGAGCAACTGCGCACGAACGTGGTGGAGATGAGCGACGCCGTCCGTCGACGGCTGCAACGAGCCCTCGAGGCGTACGAACGGAAGGACGACGAACTCGCAGCGTCGATCGTCGCGAGCGACCACGAGATCAACGAGCTGTACCTCGAGCTCGAACAGGAGTGCATCGACCTGCTCGCGCTCCAGCAACCCGTCGCCGGCGACCTGCGGTTCATCGCGGCGTCGTTCAAGATCATCACCGATCTCGAGCGTATCGGCGACCTCGCCGTGAACATCGGCGAGTACACCCAGCAGGCGAAGCGGGATCGGTACTCGGACATCGACATCGCCTACGTCGGCGAGGAGACGATCGACATGATCGAGGACGCGATGGCGGCCTACGCGAGCGACGACGCCGCGGCAACACACGAGGTCGCGGCCGACGACGACGAGATCGACGCGCTCTGCGAACGAGCGAGCGAGGTCGTCATCCAGGACCTGCTCGAGACCGAGGCCGGCGACGAACCGCTTCTCGAGGACGTGTCCCGGATGTTACTGACGATCCGCGACCTCGAGCGCGTCGGCGATCACGCGGTCAACATCGCCGCGCGAACGCTGTACATGGTCGAAAACGACGACGAACTGATCTACTGA
- the pstA gene encoding phosphate ABC transporter permease PstA produces the protein MGAADKRTGRWFGAEGRVSQLRGTAFKLSCLGATMLALALVFVFLLYVFNDAIQPATADTGWLLTVVGTIVLPAVVLAAYYYRRDTRAGEVAYTALGAPIVTTLLGGGVVIVFRHVIAPREWLALVIAAGVAYGLLGAHTRFRGSSASVSERTAVAVLVPILAVVGVPGFGVDYPVRTPLLGQELFHLSVSVPSLVPSLRSLILSLPVLPIAPVSLLLAFTIPIAAAAARYIRRVRASDRSAALAGGATVAAAGLGLVAAPAIGLSATAWIIGATVVGVPTGLYVESVLRRGEGVAGLAFPVAVGIGAVACAVVVETFGFAGPDLWLDWQFLTSGHSTTPRDAGIYPALVGSVMMLVVVAVAAFPVGVGAAVYLEEYSPSQGRPSSLVELIEINIANLAGVPSVVYGVLGLALFVRGIGMQSGIIVVGGLTVGLLILPIVIVSAQEAIRGVPESLRQASYGMGATKWQTVRSVVLPRAMPGILTGTILALGRAIGETAPLLMIGMAAVVRVPPDSFFGLSSAMPRQIYSWSRLIDADFRYGVLAAGVVTLLVVLLMLNGSAIILRNRYQRQE, from the coding sequence ATGGGAGCCGCCGACAAGAGAACCGGACGCTGGTTCGGAGCCGAAGGGCGGGTCAGCCAACTCCGAGGCACCGCGTTCAAGCTGTCCTGTCTCGGTGCGACGATGCTCGCCCTCGCGCTCGTGTTCGTGTTCCTGCTGTACGTGTTCAACGACGCGATCCAGCCGGCCACGGCCGACACCGGTTGGCTCCTCACGGTCGTCGGGACGATCGTTCTGCCCGCAGTCGTTCTCGCGGCGTACTACTACCGGCGCGATACGCGGGCCGGCGAGGTCGCGTACACGGCGCTCGGCGCGCCGATCGTGACGACCTTGCTCGGCGGTGGCGTCGTCATCGTCTTCAGACACGTCATCGCTCCCCGCGAGTGGCTCGCGCTCGTAATCGCTGCCGGGGTCGCGTACGGACTGCTCGGGGCTCACACGCGATTCCGAGGGAGCTCGGCCTCGGTCTCGGAACGAACCGCAGTCGCGGTGCTCGTTCCGATCCTCGCGGTCGTCGGCGTTCCGGGATTCGGCGTGGACTACCCCGTTCGAACGCCGCTGCTCGGGCAAGAACTGTTTCACCTCTCGGTCTCGGTCCCGTCCCTCGTTCCGAGCCTGCGGAGCCTGATTCTCTCGCTTCCCGTTTTGCCGATCGCGCCGGTATCCCTTCTCCTGGCGTTTACGATTCCGATCGCCGCGGCAGCCGCCCGGTACATCCGGCGCGTTCGGGCCAGCGACCGAAGCGCAGCGCTCGCCGGCGGCGCGACCGTCGCCGCCGCCGGCCTCGGGCTCGTCGCCGCACCGGCGATCGGCCTCTCGGCGACCGCGTGGATCATCGGAGCGACGGTCGTCGGGGTACCGACCGGCCTGTACGTCGAGTCCGTCCTCCGTCGCGGCGAGGGGGTCGCCGGATTGGCGTTCCCGGTCGCCGTCGGGATCGGCGCGGTAGCCTGCGCCGTCGTCGTCGAAACGTTCGGCTTCGCCGGTCCGGATCTCTGGCTCGATTGGCAGTTCCTGACGTCCGGTCACAGTACGACGCCGCGCGATGCGGGGATCTACCCCGCGCTCGTCGGATCGGTGATGATGCTCGTCGTCGTCGCCGTCGCGGCGTTCCCGGTCGGGGTCGGCGCCGCGGTCTACCTCGAGGAGTACAGCCCGAGTCAGGGACGACCCAGTTCGCTCGTCGAACTCATCGAGATCAACATCGCGAACCTCGCCGGCGTGCCGTCGGTCGTCTACGGCGTGCTCGGGCTCGCGCTGTTCGTCCGCGGAATCGGGATGCAGTCCGGAATCATCGTTGTCGGCGGGCTGACCGTCGGATTGCTGATCCTGCCGATCGTCATCGTCTCCGCACAGGAGGCGATCCGCGGCGTGCCGGAGTCGCTTCGGCAGGCCTCGTACGGGATGGGTGCGACGAAGTGGCAAACCGTCCGCAGCGTCGTGTTGCCGCGAGCGATGCCCGGCATTCTGACGGGAACGATTCTCGCGCTCGGCCGCGCGATCGGCGAGACCGCTCCGCTCCTGATGATCGGAATGGCCGCGGTCGTCCGCGTACCGCCCGACTCGTTCTTCGGTCTGTCCAGCGCGATGCCCCGACAGATCTACTCCTGGTCGCGACTGATCGACGCCGACTTCAGGTACGGCGTTCTCGCCGCAGGGGTCGTCACGCTGCTCGTCGTGCTGTTGATGCTGAACGGGTCCGCAATCATCCTGCGAAACAGGTACCAGCGCCAGGAGTGA
- the pstC gene encoding phosphate ABC transporter permease subunit PstC yields MSTDSISADLTGSVDGRTEKERLYQWLLFGCAALTAFVTVSIVITLAVDAVTFFRQVNAVAFLTGTEWQSSRDTFGVLPLVSATLIVTVVSAMVAIPVGTAAAVYLSEYASDRARSILKPSLEILAGIPTVVYGYLALVYLTPWLRAVGLDLSLFNLLSASIMVGIMIIPMVSSISEDAMSAVPDSLREAGYGLGATKYEVSTGIVIPASISGIFSSYILALSRAIGETMIVVMAGGMQARMLNVTNPFANLFNSGQTMTAAMVHAVTSDATGGTPEFYSMFAIGLTLFFITFAMNLLSNRIAARYREEYQ; encoded by the coding sequence ATGAGTACTGATTCAATAAGTGCCGACCTCACCGGGTCGGTCGACGGACGAACCGAGAAAGAACGGCTGTACCAGTGGCTGCTGTTCGGCTGTGCCGCACTGACCGCGTTCGTGACCGTCAGCATCGTGATCACGCTCGCAGTGGACGCAGTCACGTTCTTTCGACAGGTAAACGCCGTCGCGTTCCTCACCGGCACGGAGTGGCAGTCGAGCCGTGATACGTTCGGCGTCCTGCCGCTGGTGAGCGCGACGCTGATCGTCACGGTTGTCTCGGCGATGGTCGCGATCCCCGTCGGCACCGCGGCCGCGGTCTACCTGAGCGAGTACGCGAGCGACCGGGCGCGATCGATCCTGAAACCGTCGCTCGAGATCCTCGCCGGCATCCCGACGGTCGTCTACGGCTACCTCGCGCTGGTGTATCTGACGCCGTGGCTGCGAGCGGTCGGGCTCGACCTGAGCCTGTTCAACCTGCTTTCCGCGTCGATCATGGTGGGAATCATGATCATTCCGATGGTCTCCTCGATCAGCGAGGACGCGATGAGCGCGGTGCCGGACTCCCTGCGAGAGGCCGGGTACGGCCTCGGCGCGACGAAGTACGAGGTGTCGACCGGAATCGTCATCCCCGCCTCGATCTCCGGGATCTTCTCGTCGTACATCCTCGCGCTCTCGCGAGCGATCGGCGAGACGATGATCGTCGTGATGGCCGGCGGGATGCAGGCGCGGATGTTGAACGTAACGAACCCCTTCGCGAACCTCTTCAACTCCGGTCAGACGATGACCGCCGCGATGGTTCACGCGGTCACGAGCGACGCCACCGGCGGTACGCCGGAGTTCTACTCGATGTTCGCGATCGGACTGACGCTGTTTTTCATCACGTTCGCCATGAACCTACTGAGCAACCGAATCGCCGCACGTTACCGGGAGGAGTACCAATGA
- a CDS encoding PstS family phosphate ABC transporter substrate-binding protein, protein MADNQHGRWVDGVSRRKFLGATGAAGAVAVAGCSETDAENGSNGNGEVVVKGSSTVFPISDAMAERFMDENPGVNVTVDSTGSGGGFENHFCPGEADINGASRPIKSEEEDSCAENDVTPIEMEVGGDALTMAVSPENDWVDCMSFDEMAQIWREDGAETWQDVNDDWPDEEFVLYGPDTTSGTFDWFTENVVGEAGDHRTDYEPTEDDNIIVEGLEDDPHAIGYFGYAYYAENEDRVKALEVKENEDGDCIEPGLNNPSYPMARPLFVYPAAESLDQDPVYDFMEFYIENSSADWIAEEIGYVPANQDQVDENMAALEDAAGD, encoded by the coding sequence ATGGCTGACAACCAGCACGGACGTTGGGTGGACGGTGTCTCACGACGGAAGTTCCTCGGTGCGACCGGCGCCGCGGGTGCGGTTGCAGTCGCCGGCTGTTCCGAAACTGACGCGGAAAACGGCAGCAACGGTAACGGGGAGGTAGTCGTCAAAGGTTCCAGCACGGTGTTTCCGATCTCGGACGCGATGGCCGAGCGGTTCATGGACGAGAACCCGGGCGTCAACGTTACCGTCGACTCCACGGGGAGCGGCGGCGGCTTCGAGAACCACTTCTGTCCCGGCGAAGCCGATATCAACGGCGCCTCCCGGCCGATCAAATCCGAAGAGGAGGATAGCTGCGCGGAGAACGACGTCACGCCGATCGAGATGGAGGTCGGCGGCGACGCGCTGACGATGGCGGTCAGTCCGGAGAACGACTGGGTCGACTGCATGTCCTTTGACGAAATGGCCCAGATCTGGCGGGAAGACGGCGCCGAAACCTGGCAGGACGTCAACGACGACTGGCCGGACGAGGAGTTCGTCCTCTACGGTCCCGACACGACCTCAGGGACGTTCGACTGGTTCACGGAGAACGTCGTCGGCGAAGCGGGGGACCACCGCACCGATTACGAACCGACGGAGGACGACAACATCATCGTCGAAGGGCTCGAGGACGACCCGCACGCGATCGGCTACTTCGGCTACGCTTACTACGCCGAGAACGAGGACCGCGTGAAGGCGCTCGAAGTGAAAGAGAACGAGGACGGTGACTGCATCGAACCGGGACTGAACAACCCGAGCTACCCGATGGCTCGTCCGTTGTTCGTCTACCCCGCCGCGGAATCCCTCGATCAGGACCCCGTCTACGACTTCATGGAGTTCTACATCGAGAACTCGTCGGCCGACTGGATCGCCGAGGAGATCGGGTACGTCCCGGCGAACCAGGACCAGGTCGACGAAAATATGGCCGCCCTCGAGGACGCCGCGGGGGACTAG
- a CDS encoding phosphate signaling complex PhoU family protein, with protein sequence METRKVQVTGGSTYTVSLPKTWATENGISSGTTVEIYSEDESLFVTPQRDTDHHEGTLEVSTLDDEQLVRAILTMYVSGFDIIRLEANRITTEQRRAIRTAIQGLIGVEVVEEQSDCVVVQDLLDSAELSIVNAVSRMRLIARAMLDDAITALVENDDDIAHDVIERDDDVDRLFLVVSRVFRATLRSPRAAEGLGVSREDCFDYHSSARQLERVADHAVKISQLALKLDDIPEAVAEALYELHTDAAGIIEKSMDALFAEESAEANELGHDALEAVPEIDEHTRHIDEILRELDPVQAQLLGLILDSISRSADYGGNIAETALQKAAPRP encoded by the coding sequence ATGGAGACGCGAAAAGTCCAGGTGACCGGGGGGTCGACGTACACGGTTTCGCTCCCGAAGACGTGGGCGACGGAGAACGGGATCAGCAGCGGGACGACCGTCGAGATCTACTCCGAGGACGAGTCGCTGTTCGTCACGCCGCAGCGCGATACCGACCACCACGAGGGAACGCTCGAGGTATCCACGCTCGACGACGAGCAACTGGTACGAGCGATCCTGACGATGTACGTCAGCGGCTTCGACATCATCCGACTCGAGGCGAATCGGATCACGACGGAGCAACGACGGGCGATCCGAACCGCAATCCAGGGCCTCATCGGCGTCGAGGTCGTCGAGGAGCAGAGCGACTGCGTCGTCGTCCAGGATCTGCTCGACTCTGCGGAGCTGTCGATCGTCAACGCCGTCTCTCGGATGCGCCTGATCGCTCGAGCGATGCTCGACGACGCGATCACCGCCCTCGTCGAAAACGACGACGACATCGCCCACGACGTCATCGAACGCGACGACGACGTCGACCGACTCTTCCTCGTCGTCTCGCGGGTCTTCCGAGCGACGCTCCGGTCGCCGCGCGCGGCCGAGGGGCTCGGCGTCTCCCGCGAGGACTGTTTCGACTACCACTCGAGCGCTCGCCAACTCGAGCGCGTCGCCGACCACGCCGTCAAGATCAGCCAGCTAGCGCTCAAACTCGACGACATCCCCGAAGCCGTCGCGGAGGCGCTGTACGAACTGCACACCGACGCCGCCGGCATCATCGAGAAGTCGATGGACGCGCTGTTCGCCGAGGAGAGCGCCGAGGCGAACGAACTCGGACACGACGCGCTCGAGGCCGTCCCCGAAATAGACGAACACACCCGGCACATCGACGAGATACTGCGCGAACTCGACCCCGTTCAGGCGCAGTTACTGGGTCTGATCCTGGACTCGATCTCGCGAAGCGCCGACTACGGCGGAAACATCGCCGAGACCGCGCTCCAGAAGGCGGCACCGAGACCGTAA